The following proteins come from a genomic window of Novosphingobium aromaticivorans DSM 12444:
- a CDS encoding DUF3237 domain-containing protein, translated as MAPLPTHAADGPAAPAPTLTYAFSVTATLAPPVEQGEVDSGRKRFIPITGGKVTGPALSGEVLAGGGDWQVIMPGGLTSIEARYFLKAADGTVIEVTNPGVRTAAPDVIEKLAKGEPVDPSAYYFRTTPRFSVKAGPYEWLRRKVFVARGIRKPDSVVIDFYTVE; from the coding sequence ATGGCTCCGCTTCCCACCCATGCGGCAGATGGTCCCGCTGCACCGGCGCCGACGCTGACCTACGCATTCTCCGTCACCGCCACTCTCGCCCCGCCTGTCGAGCAGGGCGAAGTGGACAGCGGGCGCAAGCGATTCATTCCCATTACCGGTGGCAAGGTGACCGGACCGGCCCTCTCCGGTGAAGTTCTGGCGGGCGGCGGCGATTGGCAGGTCATCATGCCCGGCGGGCTTACGAGCATCGAAGCGCGCTATTTCCTCAAGGCGGCCGACGGCACGGTCATCGAGGTGACCAATCCCGGCGTGCGCACGGCTGCGCCCGATGTGATCGAAAAACTGGCCAAGGGAGAGCCGGTCGATCCTTCCGCCTACTATTTTCGCACCACGCCGCGCTTCTCGGTAAAGGCCGGCCCGTACGAATGGCTGCGCCGCAAGGTTTTCGTGGCGCGCGGCATCCGCAAGCCCGACAGCGTGGTGATCGACTTCTACACCGTCGAGTAA
- a CDS encoding glycosyl hydrolase — MNIRNGLSVATLLASTTVLTPAALADTAPAVQAAPAASTLDQQFQDPPMEARPRVWWHWMNGNITKDGIAKDLAWMKRVGIGGLQNFDAGLDTPQVVDKRLVYMTPEWKDAFRFAAIEADRLGLELAIAASPGWSETGGPWVKAEDGLKKVVWSETVLKGGKRFSGKLPLPPAETGPFLDMPESDPLAAIVGDHGFKAPALYSDVAVLAVPDLGKPLPVPAYSAGGKSLDAAALSDGSLKTGVTLARGPVDAPTTIVAAYGAPQTVRSATVSIPGAKGTFSGPTVQMHLEASDDGQAWRKVADFPVTAAPSTVGFPAVTARQFRLVLAPLPFNGSNMGDPMPGLAPVGGFVEMMAAAAKAPFDVKQFRLSSDVMVDQFESKAGFAVVPDYYALGTPDAAAAGIDPKQVIDLTGRMKPDGTLDWTAPKGNWRIIRLGSSLLGTTNHPAPPEATGLEVDKFDGDAVRRYLEHYIGMYKDAAGSELVGKRGVRAILTDSIEVGAANWTPRMVEQFKRLRGYDPTPWLPTLAGVLVGTRAQSDGFLRDYRQTLADLMASEHYGTVARVAHENDLKVYGEALEDNRPSLGDDIAMRSHADVPMSALWTFSRKAGPNPSYIADMKGAASTAHIYGQNLVAAESMTSALAPWAYAPNELRRIIDLEFASGVNRPVVHTSVHQPVDDKVPGMSLMIFGQYFNRHEAWAELARPWVDYMARSSLLLQAGRNVADVAYFYGEEGPLTALYGRKRIEDAPKVHAYDFINRDALFDAVEVQGGEVVAKGGARYKAIQLGGSSRRMTLPTLRRLAALVEAGATVVGSPPEGSPALNDSAADFSALVAKLWSGQLVTRVGAGQVIASADIDRALADAGIAPDLVLDGTSEDGEVLFVHRALPDGDAWFLNNRKAAPEVVEARFRVTGKQPELWHADTGETEAISYRIENGQTVVPLTLDAEDSVFVVFRKPASANSMAIKKGVPATVATLDGAWKVAFQPGRGAPASIALPRLGSLSDQADPGVKYFSGLATYTSTFTLPKGVKPGQPLWLNLGQVGEIAEVSVNGKHAGYAWHKPYRVNIGASARKGVNTLEVKVANLWVNRLIGDAQPNASRITWTALPTYGPDAPLRPSGLIGPVTLEAIGAGVPSKP; from the coding sequence ATGAACATCCGCAACGGCCTTTCGGTCGCAACGCTACTTGCCAGCACCACCGTGCTCACGCCCGCTGCACTCGCGGATACCGCACCTGCGGTGCAGGCCGCCCCGGCGGCATCGACACTCGACCAGCAGTTCCAGGATCCGCCGATGGAAGCGCGCCCGCGCGTCTGGTGGCACTGGATGAACGGCAACATCACCAAGGACGGCATTGCCAAGGACCTTGCGTGGATGAAGCGCGTCGGCATCGGCGGCCTCCAGAACTTCGACGCGGGGCTCGATACGCCGCAAGTGGTCGACAAGCGTCTCGTCTACATGACGCCCGAGTGGAAGGACGCCTTCCGCTTCGCCGCGATCGAGGCGGACCGGCTCGGCCTCGAGCTCGCCATCGCCGCATCCCCAGGCTGGTCGGAAACCGGCGGCCCGTGGGTCAAGGCCGAGGACGGCCTCAAGAAGGTCGTCTGGAGCGAGACCGTCCTGAAGGGCGGCAAGCGCTTTTCCGGCAAGCTGCCGCTCCCGCCGGCCGAGACCGGGCCTTTCCTCGACATGCCGGAATCCGATCCGCTTGCCGCCATTGTTGGCGATCATGGCTTCAAGGCGCCCGCACTATACAGCGACGTGGCGGTTCTGGCCGTTCCGGATCTGGGCAAGCCACTGCCGGTTCCCGCTTATTCGGCCGGCGGCAAATCGCTCGATGCGGCAGCGCTTTCTGATGGCAGTCTCAAGACCGGCGTGACGCTGGCGCGCGGTCCGGTCGATGCGCCCACGACCATCGTCGCCGCCTATGGCGCGCCCCAGACGGTCCGCTCGGCCACCGTCTCGATCCCGGGCGCCAAGGGCACGTTCTCCGGCCCAACCGTACAGATGCACCTCGAAGCCAGCGACGACGGGCAGGCGTGGCGCAAGGTGGCCGATTTCCCGGTGACTGCGGCGCCTTCCACGGTCGGCTTCCCGGCCGTCACCGCCCGCCAGTTCCGCCTCGTCCTTGCGCCACTGCCGTTCAACGGGTCGAACATGGGCGATCCGATGCCGGGCCTGGCTCCGGTCGGCGGCTTCGTCGAAATGATGGCCGCTGCCGCCAAGGCCCCCTTCGACGTCAAGCAGTTCCGCCTTTCGTCCGATGTGATGGTCGACCAGTTCGAGAGCAAGGCCGGCTTTGCTGTCGTGCCCGACTACTACGCCCTCGGCACGCCGGACGCCGCCGCGGCGGGCATCGATCCGAAGCAGGTGATCGACCTGACCGGGCGCATGAAGCCAGATGGCACGCTCGACTGGACGGCGCCCAAGGGCAACTGGCGGATCATCCGTCTCGGCTCCAGCCTGCTCGGCACGACCAACCATCCCGCGCCGCCCGAGGCAACCGGCCTCGAAGTCGACAAGTTCGACGGCGATGCGGTTCGCCGTTACCTTGAACACTATATCGGCATGTACAAGGACGCGGCCGGTTCGGAACTCGTCGGCAAGCGCGGCGTCCGCGCGATCCTGACCGATTCGATCGAGGTCGGCGCGGCCAACTGGACCCCGCGCATGGTCGAGCAATTCAAGCGCCTGCGCGGCTACGATCCCACGCCCTGGCTGCCCACGCTTGCCGGCGTTCTTGTCGGTACGCGGGCCCAGTCCGACGGGTTCCTGCGCGACTATCGCCAGACCCTGGCCGATCTCATGGCTTCCGAACACTATGGCACGGTTGCCAGGGTCGCGCACGAGAACGACCTCAAGGTCTATGGAGAGGCGCTGGAAGACAATCGTCCGTCGCTTGGCGATGACATCGCCATGCGCAGCCACGCCGACGTTCCGATGTCGGCGCTGTGGACCTTCTCCCGCAAGGCAGGGCCCAATCCCAGCTACATTGCCGACATGAAGGGTGCTGCCTCCACCGCCCACATCTACGGGCAGAACCTCGTCGCTGCGGAATCGATGACTTCCGCCCTCGCTCCCTGGGCCTATGCGCCCAACGAGTTGCGCCGCATCATCGACCTCGAATTTGCCAGCGGCGTGAACCGCCCGGTCGTTCACACCTCGGTGCACCAGCCCGTCGACGACAAGGTGCCCGGCATGTCGCTGATGATCTTCGGGCAGTACTTCAACCGGCACGAAGCCTGGGCCGAACTGGCGCGGCCCTGGGTCGACTACATGGCCCGTTCGTCGCTGTTGCTTCAGGCCGGCAGGAACGTCGCGGACGTGGCGTACTTCTATGGCGAGGAAGGGCCGCTCACCGCGCTCTACGGCCGCAAGCGCATCGAAGATGCGCCGAAGGTGCACGCCTATGACTTCATCAACCGCGACGCCCTGTTCGATGCGGTCGAAGTGCAGGGAGGCGAAGTCGTCGCGAAGGGCGGCGCGCGCTACAAGGCGATCCAGCTCGGCGGCTCGTCCCGGCGCATGACCTTGCCGACGTTGCGTCGCCTCGCGGCGCTGGTCGAAGCTGGCGCGACCGTTGTCGGCAGCCCGCCGGAAGGTTCACCCGCGCTCAACGACAGCGCGGCCGACTTCTCGGCGCTCGTCGCCAAGCTGTGGAGCGGTCAGCTGGTGACGAGGGTCGGGGCAGGGCAGGTGATTGCCTCTGCCGACATCGACCGCGCGCTTGCCGATGCCGGCATTGCGCCGGACCTGGTGCTCGATGGGACGTCGGAGGACGGCGAGGTGCTGTTCGTCCACCGCGCCCTGCCGGACGGCGACGCATGGTTCCTCAACAACCGCAAGGCAGCTCCGGAAGTCGTCGAGGCCCGTTTCCGCGTAACCGGCAAGCAACCGGAACTGTGGCACGCCGATACCGGCGAGACCGAGGCCATCTCCTACCGGATCGAGAATGGCCAGACGGTCGTACCGCTGACGCTCGATGCCGAGGATTCGGTCTTCGTCGTGTTCCGCAAGCCGGCCTCGGCCAATTCCATGGCGATCAAGAAGGGCGTTCCAGCGACCGTCGCGACGCTCGATGGTGCGTGGAAGGTCGCCTTCCAGCCCGGTCGCGGCGCCCCTGCATCCATCGCTCTGCCAAGGCTGGGTTCACTCAGCGATCAGGCCGATCCGGGCGTGAAGTACTTCTCGGGTCTTGCCACCTACACCAGCACTTTCACGCTGCCGAAGGGCGTGAAGCCGGGCCAGCCGCTATGGCTGAACCTCGGCCAGGTCGGTGAAATCGCCGAGGTCAGCGTCAACGGCAAGCATGCCGGATACGCCTGGCACAAGCCCTATCGCGTCAACATCGGGGCATCGGCGCGCAAGGGCGTCAATACGCTCGAAGTGAAGGTCGCCAACCTTTGGGTCAATCGCCTGATCGGCGATGCTCAGCCCAATGCGTCCCGGATCACCTGGACGGCGCTCCCGACCTATGGCCCCGACGCGCCTTTGCGGCCCTCGGGCCTGATCGGGCCGGTGACGCTTGAAGCTATTGGGGCGGGGGTGCCGTCGAAGCCCTGA
- the rhaI gene encoding L-rhamnose catabolism isomerase, translated as MTLPISADLIAERNARHVEALEEDYAALGRKLARTGIDIDAIKDRVAGFSVAVPSWGAGRGGTRFAKFPIPGEPTNIHEKLEDCAVIQQLSRVTPRVSPHFPWDKVSDYKALREEAASLGLGWDAVNSNTFQDQVGQAHTYANGSLSAQDAATRRQAVEHNIECIEIGVQLGSTDLTVWVGDGTNFPGQQDLGRSLDRYLDGAAQIYAALPDDWRMLLEHKMFEPAFYSTVISDWGSSILAAQELGPKAKCLVDLGHHAPNVNIEQIVARLHRFGKLGGFHFNDSKYGDDDLDSGSINPHQLFLVFNELVEAELNPRDGFNPSYMIDQSHNVTDPIESMLSSAETITQCFAKAQLVDREALHAAQETNDTMMAFQALRRAYNVDVAPILAKARMEAGGAIDVLEAYRTSQYRGRKAQERKAVGLGAGIV; from the coding sequence GTGACTCTCCCGATTTCCGCAGATCTCATCGCCGAACGCAACGCCCGCCACGTCGAGGCGCTCGAGGAAGATTATGCCGCGCTCGGTCGCAAGCTTGCACGCACCGGCATCGATATCGATGCGATCAAGGATCGCGTGGCGGGCTTCTCGGTCGCCGTTCCGTCGTGGGGCGCGGGACGCGGTGGCACGCGCTTCGCCAAGTTCCCGATCCCGGGCGAGCCGACCAACATCCATGAGAAGCTCGAGGACTGCGCGGTCATCCAGCAGCTCTCGCGCGTCACGCCCCGCGTCTCGCCGCATTTCCCGTGGGACAAGGTGAGCGACTACAAGGCCCTGCGCGAGGAAGCGGCAAGCCTCGGCCTTGGCTGGGATGCGGTCAACTCGAACACCTTCCAGGACCAGGTCGGGCAGGCCCATACTTACGCCAATGGCTCGCTCTCGGCGCAGGATGCCGCGACGCGCCGTCAGGCGGTCGAACACAACATCGAATGCATCGAGATCGGCGTTCAGCTCGGCTCGACCGACCTGACTGTGTGGGTCGGCGACGGCACCAACTTCCCCGGCCAGCAGGACCTTGGCCGCAGCCTCGACCGCTATCTCGATGGCGCTGCGCAGATCTATGCCGCGCTGCCCGACGACTGGCGGATGCTGCTCGAACACAAGATGTTCGAGCCGGCCTTCTACTCGACTGTCATCAGCGACTGGGGCTCGTCCATCCTCGCCGCGCAGGAACTCGGCCCCAAGGCCAAGTGTCTCGTCGATCTCGGCCACCATGCGCCCAACGTGAACATCGAGCAGATCGTCGCGCGCCTGCACCGCTTCGGAAAGCTCGGTGGCTTCCACTTCAACGACAGCAAGTACGGAGACGACGACCTCGATTCCGGCTCGATCAATCCGCACCAGTTGTTCCTCGTATTCAACGAACTGGTCGAGGCTGAGCTCAACCCGCGGGATGGCTTCAACCCCAGCTACATGATCGACCAGTCGCACAACGTGACCGACCCGATCGAATCCATGCTGTCTTCTGCCGAGACGATCACGCAGTGCTTCGCGAAGGCCCAGCTTGTGGATCGCGAGGCGCTTCACGCCGCGCAGGAAACCAACGACACGATGATGGCGTTCCAGGCCCTGCGGCGGGCCTACAACGTCGATGTCGCGCCGATCCTTGCCAAGGCGCGCATGGAAGCGGGCGGCGCGATCGACGTGCTCGAAGCCTACCGCACCAGCCAGTATCGCGGCCGGAAGGCGCAGGAACGCAAGGCTGTCGGCCTCGGCGCCGGCATCGTCTGA
- a CDS encoding alpha/beta hydrolase, giving the protein MKKAAYLFALAASVQVVPAIAQDGPPPLAPASAPVEPDAVPLYGAQTPGSASSEQWVKFGGRDYAVRNVTRPTITPVLPDPAKATGAAVVVAPGGAFMMLAMDHEGWKVARALADRGIAAFVLKYRLNPTPRDEAEAGRYMNEQLGREVGHPMTGDLLGKSMAPADGKAAIAWVRTNAARFGIDPARVGMIGFSAGAMTTRRVGLDGDAATRPAFLGYIYGPQDAEPVPADAPPMFDAIALDDALFPSKGFPIAQAWLDARRPVEIHGYQKGNHGFGLGLPGTTTTLLIDQFTAWLQMQGFLARKDSK; this is encoded by the coding sequence ATGAAGAAAGCGGCATATCTTTTCGCGTTGGCGGCGAGCGTTCAGGTGGTTCCGGCCATCGCGCAGGACGGTCCGCCGCCTCTCGCGCCAGCGTCCGCCCCGGTCGAGCCGGACGCCGTTCCGCTCTACGGTGCGCAGACGCCGGGCAGCGCTTCGAGCGAGCAGTGGGTCAAGTTCGGCGGGCGCGACTATGCGGTCCGCAACGTAACGCGCCCGACGATCACGCCGGTCCTGCCCGATCCGGCGAAGGCGACGGGCGCGGCGGTCGTCGTCGCGCCTGGCGGTGCGTTCATGATGCTGGCGATGGACCACGAAGGCTGGAAGGTCGCCCGCGCCCTTGCCGACCGAGGCATCGCCGCGTTCGTGCTCAAGTACCGTCTCAACCCGACGCCGAGGGACGAGGCCGAAGCGGGCCGGTACATGAACGAGCAACTCGGCAGGGAAGTCGGCCATCCGATGACCGGCGACCTTCTCGGCAAGTCGATGGCCCCTGCTGACGGCAAGGCCGCCATCGCATGGGTCCGGACCAACGCCGCGCGCTTCGGCATCGATCCCGCACGCGTCGGCATGATCGGTTTCTCTGCTGGTGCCATGACCACGCGCCGCGTGGGCCTGGACGGCGACGCCGCCACGCGTCCTGCATTCCTCGGCTATATCTATGGCCCGCAGGACGCCGAGCCGGTGCCTGCCGATGCGCCACCGATGTTCGATGCCATCGCTCTCGACGATGCGCTCTTCCCGTCGAAGGGCTTTCCCATCGCCCAGGCCTGGCTCGATGCCAGGCGTCCGGTCGAGATCCACGGCTACCAGAAGGGCAACCACGGCTTCGGCCTTGGCCTGCCCGGCACCACCACCACCCTCCTGATCGACCAGTTCACCGCGTGGCTCCAGATGCAGGGCTTCCTCGCGCGAAAGGACAGCAAGTGA
- a CDS encoding ATP-binding protein, which yields MSASIVIGADRSGAPVRIDVEELLATRLLVQGNSGSGKSHLLRRLLEESASIVQQVVIDPEGDFVTLAEPFGHVVVDGSAYDGAEIAKLAARIRKHRASVILALDGLELEAQMRCAAVFLNTLFDAPRDEWYPALVVVDEAQMFAPAAAGDVSDEVRRLSLSAMTNLMCRGRKRGLAGVIATQRLAKLAKNVAAEASNFLMGRTFLDIDMARAADLLGMERRQAEAIRDLERGHFLGLGPAIARRPVGVRIADVQTHARNVVQGLMPLPNAAGAEMESILLSEPLAMEPPPRAPEPEAPPVESGELLEQIEGFVPAAEQVEPPVAPSLFEAEETAASIAGILAEMAAEPDCTFQPASQLYQDFTVRCRMLRILPGMDLNAFRRRFAMAVAGIFDDKEPQWQDLLRIGKDVPDDLLAPFLTLARAAVEGAPCPDDDRLAEIYGTRSSGRIRRLLEHLEKGNLIVVRTDYGGRRSVGIPALGLTTAPVEA from the coding sequence GTGAGCGCATCAATCGTCATCGGCGCCGACCGGTCCGGCGCCCCTGTCAGGATCGACGTCGAGGAGCTTCTTGCCACCCGCCTGCTGGTGCAGGGCAACAGCGGGTCGGGCAAGTCGCACCTGCTGCGCCGATTGCTGGAAGAAAGCGCCAGCATCGTCCAGCAGGTGGTGATCGACCCCGAGGGCGATTTCGTGACCCTCGCCGAACCTTTCGGCCATGTCGTGGTCGACGGTTCGGCTTATGACGGCGCTGAAATCGCCAAGCTGGCTGCTCGCATCCGCAAGCATCGCGCCTCGGTCATCCTCGCGCTCGACGGGCTCGAACTGGAAGCGCAGATGCGCTGCGCCGCCGTGTTCCTCAACACCCTGTTCGATGCCCCGCGCGACGAATGGTATCCGGCGCTGGTCGTGGTCGACGAAGCGCAGATGTTCGCCCCTGCCGCTGCCGGCGACGTTTCCGACGAAGTGCGCAGGCTCAGCCTCTCGGCCATGACCAATCTCATGTGCCGTGGGCGAAAGCGCGGGCTGGCCGGCGTGATCGCCACGCAGCGCCTGGCCAAGCTGGCCAAGAACGTCGCCGCCGAAGCGTCCAACTTCCTGATGGGCCGCACTTTTCTCGATATCGACATGGCCCGCGCCGCCGACCTTCTCGGCATGGAGCGGCGCCAGGCCGAAGCGATCCGCGATCTGGAGCGCGGGCATTTCCTCGGCCTGGGCCCCGCCATTGCCCGCCGCCCCGTCGGCGTTCGCATCGCGGACGTCCAGACGCATGCCCGAAACGTGGTGCAAGGGCTGATGCCGCTGCCCAATGCGGCAGGCGCAGAGATGGAATCGATCCTCCTGTCCGAACCGCTGGCGATGGAACCTCCACCCCGCGCGCCGGAACCGGAAGCGCCGCCGGTTGAGAGCGGCGAATTGCTCGAACAGATCGAAGGCTTCGTGCCCGCAGCCGAACAGGTCGAGCCGCCGGTCGCTCCGAGCCTGTTCGAAGCCGAGGAAACCGCGGCGAGCATAGCGGGCATTCTTGCCGAAATGGCGGCCGAGCCCGATTGCACGTTCCAGCCGGCCTCGCAGCTCTACCAGGACTTCACCGTCCGCTGCCGCATGCTGCGCATCCTGCCGGGAATGGACCTCAACGCCTTCCGTCGCCGCTTCGCGATGGCGGTCGCGGGCATCTTCGACGACAAGGAGCCGCAGTGGCAGGACCTCCTGCGCATCGGCAAGGACGTGCCGGACGACCTGCTCGCGCCGTTCCTGACGCTCGCCCGCGCGGCGGTTGAGGGCGCGCCCTGTCCCGATGACGACCGTCTGGCCGAGATTTACGGCACCCGTTCGTCTGGCCGGATTCGTCGGCTGCTGGAACACCTCGAGAAGGGCAACCTCATCGTCGTGCGCACCGATTACGGCGGGCGGCGTTCGGTCGGCATTCCGGCGCTTGGGCTGACCACGGCGCCGGTGGAAGCCTGA
- a CDS encoding c-type cytochrome: protein MNRLALAAILVASGMGVAVAQPAGDAVRGKAVFARCAACHDLNTGATRLGPSLKGVVGRTSGTMPNFNYSQAMKDKAVVWNATTLDAYLAGPAKYIPGNRMAFPPLTNPQDRADLVAFLQQSAR, encoded by the coding sequence ATGAACCGCCTTGCTCTTGCTGCAATCCTCGTGGCGAGCGGGATGGGTGTTGCCGTGGCGCAGCCTGCGGGCGATGCCGTCCGCGGCAAGGCGGTGTTCGCGCGCTGCGCGGCCTGCCACGATCTGAATACCGGCGCGACCCGATTGGGCCCTTCGCTCAAGGGCGTTGTTGGCCGCACGTCCGGCACCATGCCGAACTTCAACTATTCGCAGGCGATGAAGGACAAGGCGGTCGTGTGGAACGCCACTACTCTCGATGCCTATCTGGCTGGCCCTGCGAAGTACATTCCGGGCAATCGCATGGCGTTCCCGCCGCTGACCAATCCGCAGGACCGCGCGGACCTCGTCGCCTTCCTCCAGCAATCCGCGCGCTGA
- a CDS encoding bifunctional rhamnulose-1-phosphate aldolase/short-chain dehydrogenase gives MNAQTETLIAAAAIPFAVPTSRWDDAVAAKLGPAELLLYRSNLLGSDLTVTNFGGGNTSAKLEEMDPLTGEPVEVLWVKGSGGDIGSMKIDGFATLYQAKLLGLEAHYAGPQDDDKMVGFLPHCTFNLNCRAASIDTPLHSLLPFAHVDHVHPDAIIALAASSGGEAATKEIWGGRIGWLPWKRPGYTLGVMLRDFVKANPGVEGVMLAGHGIICWADSAKACYEHTVRLIADAAGYLNARLAEKPAFGGRKVAPNPDRAKIAADLMPRLRGFMTGARNKLGHFSDDAEALEFVGSVDFERLAALGTSCPDHFLRTKIAPLTLDPSRLQDDDYLARKIAGYRDLYAAYYERCKRPNSPAMRDSNPVVVLVPGVGRITFATDKTTARLAGEFYGNAINVMRGAEAIGDYIALDEQEAFDIEYWLLEEAKLQRMPAPRPLVGKIALVTGGAGGIGAASAARLLREGACVVLADRAADAVEDVRAGFARQFGNDVVRAAVCDVTDEAQVQAAFDVAAREFGGLDILVANAGIASSAPLEETTVDLWNRNYDVLAQGYFLTSRSAWPLMKRMKEQGGASVVFIGSKNGVAAATNASAYASAKAAANHLARCLALEGAPFGIRVNTVNPDAVIKGSKIWDGDWRKERAGAHGIDSGKELEEHYRQRSMLKRDVLPEDIAEAVYFLASDMSAKSTGNMINVDAGNAQAFTR, from the coding sequence ATGAACGCTCAGACCGAGACCTTGATTGCCGCTGCCGCCATTCCGTTCGCGGTTCCGACCAGCCGTTGGGACGATGCCGTCGCGGCAAAGCTCGGCCCGGCAGAACTTCTGCTCTATCGCTCGAACCTGCTCGGTTCCGATCTTACCGTCACCAACTTCGGTGGCGGCAATACGTCGGCCAAGCTTGAAGAGATGGATCCGCTGACTGGTGAGCCGGTCGAAGTGCTGTGGGTCAAGGGTTCGGGCGGTGACATCGGCTCTATGAAGATCGACGGCTTTGCCACTCTTTACCAGGCAAAGCTGCTTGGCCTCGAGGCGCACTATGCCGGGCCGCAGGACGACGACAAGATGGTCGGCTTCCTGCCGCACTGCACGTTCAACCTCAACTGTCGCGCGGCCAGCATTGATACGCCGCTGCACTCGCTGCTGCCCTTCGCGCATGTCGATCACGTCCATCCCGATGCGATCATCGCGCTGGCCGCTTCCTCGGGGGGCGAGGCCGCCACGAAGGAAATCTGGGGCGGCCGGATCGGCTGGCTGCCGTGGAAGCGTCCCGGCTACACCCTTGGCGTGATGCTCCGCGATTTCGTCAAGGCTAACCCGGGCGTCGAAGGTGTCATGCTTGCCGGCCATGGCATCATCTGCTGGGCCGACAGCGCCAAGGCCTGCTATGAACATACCGTTCGGCTGATCGCGGACGCGGCCGGCTATCTCAATGCCCGGCTCGCCGAAAAGCCAGCGTTCGGAGGTCGGAAAGTGGCGCCGAACCCGGATCGGGCAAAGATCGCCGCCGACCTCATGCCTCGCCTGCGTGGCTTCATGACCGGTGCGCGCAACAAGCTTGGGCACTTCTCGGACGATGCCGAGGCGCTGGAGTTCGTTGGCTCGGTGGACTTCGAGCGTCTCGCCGCGCTTGGCACCTCGTGCCCCGACCATTTCCTGCGCACCAAGATCGCGCCGCTGACGCTCGATCCCTCGCGGCTGCAAGACGACGACTACCTCGCGCGGAAGATTGCCGGCTATCGCGATCTCTATGCGGCCTATTATGAACGCTGCAAGCGCCCGAACTCGCCGGCAATGCGCGATTCCAACCCTGTCGTCGTGCTCGTCCCGGGCGTCGGACGCATCACGTTCGCCACCGACAAGACCACCGCGCGGCTCGCTGGCGAATTCTACGGCAACGCCATCAACGTGATGCGCGGGGCCGAAGCCATCGGCGATTACATTGCGCTCGATGAGCAGGAAGCCTTCGACATCGAATACTGGCTGCTCGAAGAGGCCAAGCTCCAGCGCATGCCTGCGCCCCGGCCTCTGGTCGGCAAGATCGCGCTGGTCACCGGCGGGGCAGGGGGCATCGGCGCGGCATCGGCCGCCCGCCTGCTGCGCGAAGGCGCCTGCGTCGTGCTGGCCGATCGTGCCGCCGACGCGGTCGAGGACGTCCGCGCCGGTTTCGCAAGGCAGTTCGGCAACGACGTCGTGCGCGCGGCCGTCTGCGACGTGACCGACGAGGCGCAGGTCCAGGCTGCTTTCGACGTGGCCGCACGTGAATTTGGCGGGCTCGACATTCTGGTCGCCAACGCCGGCATCGCATCTTCTGCACCGCTCGAGGAAACGACCGTCGATCTGTGGAACCGCAACTACGACGTCCTCGCGCAGGGGTATTTCCTGACCTCCCGCTCCGCCTGGCCGCTCATGAAGCGCATGAAGGAGCAGGGCGGCGCGTCTGTCGTGTTCATCGGTTCCAAGAACGGCGTTGCCGCCGCTACGAACGCCAGTGCCTATGCTTCCGCGAAGGCTGCCGCGAACCATCTCGCGCGGTGCCTCGCGCTTGAAGGCGCGCCGTTCGGCATCCGCGTCAATACCGTCAACCCCGATGCCGTCATCAAGGGCAGCAAGATCTGGGACGGCGACTGGCGCAAGGAACGCGCCGGGGCCCACGGCATCGACAGCGGCAAGGAACTGGAAGAGCACTACCGCCAGCGCTCGATGCTCAAGCGCGATGTTCTGCCCGAAGATATCGCGGAAGCAGTCTATTTCCTCGCTTCGGACATGTCGGCAAAATCCACCGGCAACATGATCAACGTTGATGCGGGGAACGCCCAGGCCTTCACTCGCTGA
- a CDS encoding MarR family winged helix-turn-helix transcriptional regulator — MATAEITRQSVVPELDLDGIDGVLGLHIGTVNTLFVSRLEKHLDPLRVTPKQVAILWLVNANPGVKQTDLSRFFQIERPTVHQFVRQLIKNSFLVNEPSKLDRRAGGLWLTDEGREVLAKARSAIASHEDELTSCLTGREKSELFRILMKLYLLAPAKD, encoded by the coding sequence TTGGCCACGGCAGAGATTACCCGCCAGTCCGTCGTACCCGAACTTGATCTCGACGGGATCGACGGCGTTCTGGGCCTCCACATCGGCACGGTAAACACGCTGTTCGTTTCGAGGCTGGAGAAGCATCTCGATCCCTTGCGCGTCACGCCCAAGCAGGTGGCGATCCTGTGGCTCGTCAACGCGAATCCGGGCGTCAAGCAGACCGACCTTTCCCGCTTCTTCCAGATTGAGCGGCCCACGGTTCACCAGTTCGTTCGCCAGTTGATAAAGAACAGCTTCCTGGTCAACGAGCCATCCAAGCTCGACCGGCGCGCAGGGGGGCTCTGGCTTACCGACGAGGGCCGCGAAGTCCTCGCCAAGGCGCGCAGCGCGATTGCCTCGCACGAGGATGAACTGACGTCGTGCCTGACCGGGCGGGAGAAGTCGGAGTTGTTCCGGATCCTGATGAAGCTCTACCTTCTCGCGCCTGCCAAGGACTGA